A stretch of the Desulfuromonas sp. TF genome encodes the following:
- a CDS encoding TetR/AcrR family transcriptional regulator: MPAKGEKTKEKITRAAAELFRRQGFAATSISDLVEAAGVKKGSLYFHFPGKDDLALEVLRQAEEEFMAFLDAALTGPTPAERLDNFFLKALKFHRGSGFVGGCLFGNTALEASDCNPLYACRVAEVFDRWTGKIASVIADAQYAGEIRSDLPADVLAQFAVSSVEGGIMLARLRKEEEPLSRCLDSLRTLLELKLEKKNGHAAN, from the coding sequence ATGCCCGCAAAGGGGGAAAAGACAAAAGAGAAAATCACCCGGGCGGCGGCGGAGCTGTTTCGCCGACAGGGATTCGCCGCCACCAGCATCAGCGACCTGGTGGAAGCCGCCGGGGTGAAAAAAGGGAGCCTCTACTTTCATTTTCCGGGTAAGGACGACCTTGCTCTGGAGGTTCTGCGGCAGGCAGAGGAAGAGTTCATGGCTTTTCTCGATGCCGCCCTGACCGGCCCCACTCCGGCTGAGCGCCTTGATAACTTTTTCCTGAAGGCCCTGAAGTTCCACCGCGGCAGCGGCTTTGTCGGCGGCTGCCTGTTCGGCAACACCGCCCTGGAAGCAAGCGACTGCAACCCCCTTTACGCCTGCCGCGTTGCCGAAGTATTCGATCGGTGGACGGGAAAGATAGCGTCTGTGATCGCCGATGCCCAATATGCAGGGGAGATCCGGAGCGACCTGCCGGCGGACGTCCTCGCCCAATTCGCGGTCTCTTCCGTGGAAGGCGGAATCATGCTGGCGCGCCTGCGCAAGGAAGAGGAGCCTCTGAGCCGCTGCCTCGACTCCCTGCGCACCCTGCTGGAACTCAAACTCGAAAAGAAGAATGGACATGCCGCGAATTGA
- the lpdA gene encoding dihydrolipoyl dehydrogenase, with the protein MKGKAAKIVLVSLIMVLVGAFFAFDLGQYLTLDYLKARQHDFQQFYASHRALTLGAYFLIYVVVTALSLPGAAIMTLAGGALFGFIPALIVVSFASTIGATLAFLISRFLLRDWVQARFGERLRAINAGVEKEGAFYLFTLRLVPIFPFFVINLAMGLTPLRTLTFYWVSQLGMLPGTAVYVNAGTQLGQIRSLSGILSPGLLLSFALLGVFPLIARKGVDLVKSRRVLKDFAKPKKFDYNVVVIGAGSAGLVASYIAAAVKAKVALIEKHKMGGDCLNTGCVPSKALIRSARMLSYFRRAGEFGIGQANVDFKFAEVMDRVHRVIDKVEPHDSAERYTSLGVDCLQGGARITSPWTVEVNGRALTTRAIVVATGASPFVPLIKGLDRIDFLTSDNLWQVRELPRRLVVLGGGPIGCEMTQAFARFGSQVTQVEMGPRIMPREDEDVSEFIRRRLESEGVRVLTGHAAKEVKVEESRKVLICENDGSPVEVEFDAILVAVGRKANTDGFGLEELGVRLEKRGTVETDPFLRTNFPNIFCAGDVAGPYQFTHTAAHQAWYAVVNALFGQLKKFRADYRVIPWCTFTDPEVARVGLSEAEAKEKIIDYEVTRFELAELDRAIAEGEEHGWVKVLTPPGKDKILGAAIVGSHAGDLLAEFVLAMKHGIGLNKILGTIHAYPTLAEANKMAAGAWKKQHVPEKLLGWVECYHAWRRR; encoded by the coding sequence ATGAAGGGGAAAGCAGCAAAGATCGTCCTGGTGAGCCTGATCATGGTCCTGGTGGGAGCTTTTTTCGCCTTCGACCTCGGCCAGTATCTGACTCTCGATTACCTCAAGGCGCGTCAGCACGATTTCCAGCAGTTCTACGCCTCCCATCGGGCGCTGACCCTCGGCGCTTACTTTCTCATCTATGTCGTCGTCACCGCCCTGTCGCTCCCCGGAGCCGCCATCATGACCCTTGCGGGGGGGGCGCTGTTCGGCTTTATCCCCGCCCTGATCGTCGTCTCCTTCGCTTCCACGATCGGGGCCACCCTCGCCTTTCTGATCAGCCGCTTTCTCCTGCGCGATTGGGTGCAGGCGCGCTTCGGCGAGCGGCTGCGGGCGATCAACGCGGGAGTGGAAAAGGAGGGAGCCTTCTACCTCTTCACCCTGCGCCTTGTGCCGATCTTCCCCTTTTTCGTCATCAACCTGGCCATGGGCCTAACGCCCCTGCGCACCCTCACCTTCTACTGGGTCAGCCAACTTGGGATGCTTCCGGGAACGGCGGTTTACGTCAATGCCGGCACCCAGCTCGGGCAGATCCGGAGCCTCTCGGGAATTCTTTCCCCCGGGCTGCTTCTCTCATTCGCCCTGCTCGGCGTCTTCCCCCTGATCGCCCGAAAAGGAGTCGACCTCGTGAAATCGCGCCGCGTCCTCAAGGACTTCGCCAAGCCGAAAAAGTTCGACTACAATGTGGTGGTGATCGGTGCCGGATCGGCCGGCCTGGTGGCTTCGTACATCGCCGCCGCGGTCAAGGCGAAGGTGGCATTGATCGAAAAGCACAAGATGGGGGGCGACTGCCTGAATACAGGCTGCGTGCCGAGCAAGGCGCTGATCCGCTCAGCACGAATGCTCTCCTATTTCCGCCGGGCGGGCGAGTTCGGAATCGGCCAGGCGAATGTCGACTTTAAATTCGCAGAGGTGATGGACCGGGTGCACCGGGTGATCGACAAGGTCGAGCCCCACGACTCGGCGGAGCGCTACACCTCCCTCGGCGTGGACTGCCTGCAGGGGGGAGCGAGGATCACCTCCCCCTGGACCGTGGAGGTGAACGGGCGCGCCCTGACCACCCGTGCCATCGTCGTCGCCACCGGCGCTTCCCCTTTCGTGCCGCTGATCAAGGGGCTGGACCGGATCGATTTTCTGACCTCGGACAACCTCTGGCAGGTGCGGGAGCTTCCAAGAAGGCTGGTGGTCCTCGGCGGAGGACCGATCGGCTGCGAGATGACCCAGGCCTTCGCGCGCTTCGGCTCGCAGGTCACGCAGGTGGAGATGGGGCCGCGGATCATGCCCCGCGAGGACGAGGACGTCTCCGAGTTCATCCGACGGCGCCTCGAGTCCGAGGGGGTGCGGGTGCTCACGGGACATGCGGCGAAGGAGGTCAAGGTTGAAGAGAGCCGGAAGGTGCTGATCTGCGAGAACGACGGATCGCCGGTGGAGGTCGAGTTCGACGCCATCCTGGTCGCCGTGGGGCGCAAGGCGAACACCGACGGATTCGGTCTGGAGGAGTTGGGCGTGCGCCTCGAGAAGCGGGGAACTGTCGAGACCGATCCCTTCCTGCGCACCAATTTCCCTAATATCTTCTGTGCCGGCGACGTGGCCGGGCCCTACCAGTTCACCCATACCGCCGCCCACCAGGCGTGGTACGCGGTGGTCAACGCCCTGTTCGGCCAGCTCAAAAAGTTCCGGGCGGATTACCGCGTCATCCCCTGGTGCACCTTCACCGATCCGGAGGTGGCCCGGGTGGGGCTGAGCGAGGCCGAAGCCAAAGAAAAGATTATAGATTATGAGGTCACCCGCTTCGAGCTGGCGGAACTCGACCGGGCCATCGCCGAAGGGGAGGAGCACGGCTGGGTCAAGGTCCTCACTCCGCCCGGCAAGGACAAGATCCTCGGGGCGGCCATCGTCGGCTCTCATGCCGGCGACCTGCTGGCCGAGTTCGTCCTGGCGATGAAGCACGGCATCGGCCTGAACAAGATCCTCGGCACCATCCACGCCTACCCGACCCTGGCCGAGGCGAACAAGATGGCGGCGGGTGCCTGGAAGAAGCAGCACGTTCCGGAGAAGCTCCTCGGCTGGGTGGAGTGCTATCATGCCTGGAGAAGAAGATAA
- a CDS encoding PP2C family protein-serine/threonine phosphatase, whose translation ISASVVMSLLYGYIHAVVESVCSPLAVAERVNRFLKSFTARSEVYDHLFSATLFFGIIEPKSLEMHYFNAGHPAPLVRRDRRLIPLEATAPPVGFFNIPEGAIKSYRFRKGDRWLLYTDGITETANVGGSLFGRERVEKLLLSHEGDHVEFLDLLLGAIREFDAGHSPRDDCTAIAIDFHRGSKGEEDG comes from the coding sequence AATCTCCGCCTCGGTGGTCATGAGTCTTCTGTACGGCTACATCCACGCGGTGGTGGAATCGGTCTGTTCTCCCCTCGCCGTCGCAGAGCGGGTGAACAGGTTTCTCAAGTCATTCACCGCCCGCTCTGAAGTCTACGACCACCTTTTCTCCGCCACCCTCTTTTTCGGCATCATCGAGCCTAAAAGCCTGGAAATGCACTACTTCAATGCCGGCCATCCGGCGCCTCTGGTGCGCCGGGACCGCCGCCTCATCCCCTTGGAGGCCACCGCACCGCCGGTCGGGTTCTTCAATATCCCGGAAGGCGCCATCAAGTCTTACCGGTTCCGAAAAGGCGACCGCTGGCTCCTCTATACCGACGGGATTACGGAAACCGCAAACGTGGGGGGCTCGCTGTTCGGAAGAGAACGGGTGGAGAAACTCCTGCTGAGCCATGAAGGCGATCATGTGGAGTTTCTCGATCTGCTCCTCGGAGCGATCCGGGAATTCGACGCCGGCCATTCGCCCCGGGACGACTGCACGGCCATTGCCATCGACTTCCACCGGGGTTCCAAGGGAGAAGAGGATGGTTAA
- the arsS gene encoding arsenosugar biosynthesis radical SAM (seleno)protein ArsS (Some members of this family are selenoproteins.), translating to MVAVFKECLQEIDPGFTCFEKLQTLQVNLGDQCNMRCAHCHIDASPAGRKVMGRPVIDKIAEALERMPGTILDITGGCPEMNPDFRRLVESTASHFPRRIVRSNLTILTESGFEWLPEFFREQRLVVTASLPCYLEENVDRQRGKGTHARSLAALRRLNDLGYGGGLELNLVYNPGGDFVPGSQQELEEAYRKELLEKYGIRFNHLFTITNAPIGRFREYLESRGIYERYLNLLATRFNPEAARNIMCRTLISVDWKGFLYNCDFNQAIGLPITGGDGEILKIEDLESAARSGKELVLSEHCYCCTAGEGSSCTGALVA from the coding sequence ATGGTAGCAGTCTTCAAGGAATGTCTACAGGAAATCGATCCCGGATTCACTTGCTTCGAGAAACTGCAGACGCTGCAGGTCAACCTCGGCGACCAGTGCAACATGCGCTGCGCCCATTGCCATATCGACGCCTCCCCGGCAGGAAGGAAGGTCATGGGGCGGCCGGTCATCGACAAGATCGCCGAAGCTCTGGAGCGCATGCCGGGGACCATTCTGGATATCACCGGCGGCTGTCCCGAGATGAATCCCGATTTCCGTCGTCTGGTCGAGTCGACAGCCTCCCATTTCCCCCGCCGGATCGTACGCAGCAATCTCACAATCCTGACCGAATCCGGCTTCGAATGGCTTCCGGAATTCTTCCGGGAGCAGCGCCTGGTGGTCACCGCATCCCTTCCCTGCTACCTGGAGGAGAACGTGGACCGGCAGAGAGGTAAGGGAACCCATGCCCGCAGCCTCGCCGCACTGCGCCGGCTGAACGACCTCGGCTACGGTGGCGGACTGGAGCTGAACCTCGTCTATAACCCCGGAGGCGACTTCGTCCCCGGCTCGCAGCAGGAGCTTGAGGAGGCGTACCGGAAGGAACTGTTGGAGAAGTACGGAATCCGCTTCAACCACCTCTTCACCATCACCAACGCCCCCATCGGGCGCTTCCGTGAGTACCTGGAGTCCAGGGGGATTTACGAGCGCTACCTGAACCTGCTGGCGACCCGTTTCAACCCGGAGGCGGCCCGGAACATCATGTGCCGTACCCTGATCAGCGTCGACTGGAAGGGATTTCTGTACAATTGCGACTTCAACCAGGCGATCGGATTGCCGATCACCGGTGGAGATGGGGAGATCTTGAAGATCGAGGACCTGGAATCGGCGGCAAGGAGCGGCAAGGAACTCGTGCTTTCCGAGCACTGCTACTGCTGCACCGCCGGGGAGGGATCGAGTTGCACAGGGGCGCTGGTGGCGTGA
- a CDS encoding carboxymuconolactone decarboxylase family protein, whose product MRHLTVHTMETAPEASRPLLEGAKRKNGFIPNLLGVLAEAPAALEAYISVSDLLAKSSLTAAERETVLIAASIRNGCDYCVAAHSTIARMQKVPEEVIEALGEERPIPDPRLEALRRFTETLVEKRGWASEQEVRTFLDAGFSRSQVLEVVLGVTLKTLSNYTNNLVDTPLDKAFAGAQRVPKAG is encoded by the coding sequence ATGAGACATCTTACCGTTCATACCATGGAAACCGCACCCGAAGCTTCCCGACCGCTCCTGGAGGGTGCCAAGCGCAAAAACGGTTTTATCCCCAATCTGCTCGGAGTGCTGGCCGAGGCGCCGGCTGCCCTTGAGGCCTATATTTCGGTCTCCGATCTGCTGGCAAAATCTTCGTTGACCGCGGCGGAGCGCGAAACGGTCCTGATTGCGGCCAGCATCAGGAACGGATGCGATTACTGCGTCGCGGCGCACTCGACCATCGCCAGAATGCAAAAGGTGCCCGAAGAGGTGATCGAGGCCCTGGGTGAAGAGCGCCCCATTCCCGATCCGCGCCTGGAAGCCCTGCGTCGGTTCACTGAGACGCTGGTCGAAAAGCGGGGCTGGGCCTCCGAGCAGGAAGTCCGGACGTTTCTCGATGCCGGGTTCAGCCGTTCGCAAGTGCTGGAAGTCGTGCTGGGCGTGACCCTCAAGACCCTGTCAAACTACACCAACAACCTGGTCGATACGCCTCTGGACAAAGCCTTTGCCGGAGCGCAAAGGGTGCCCAAGGCAGGCTGA
- a CDS encoding alkene reductase — MKNIQRVNENKLFTPIQVGRHALPNRIVMAPMTRNRAGSGNIPRDMNVEYYAQRASAGLIITEGSQVSPQGVGYPGTPGIHSFEQVAGWKQITDAVHHRGGRIFLQLWHVGRISHPSLQPNGMLPVAPSAIRPEGEAITHDGKKPFVTPRALEFREIPGIVAQFREAAKNALAAGFDGVEIHAANGYLLDQFLRDSTNRRTDAYGGSLENRVRLLLEVTEAVTEVWGADRVGVRFSPINSFNSLIDSDPDATFGYAADRLNRFSLAFLHVVENDFGGFQTRQTYDRMALRRAFSGTYIANGGYDRARAGQSLADASADLVSFGNLYIANPDLSERFAENAELNVPDPSTFYGGDERGYIDYPFLAPQPAPLGA, encoded by the coding sequence ATGAAAAACATTCAACGCGTCAACGAAAACAAGCTATTCACTCCCATACAAGTTGGCCGCCATGCGCTGCCAAACCGCATCGTGATGGCGCCCATGACCCGCAACCGGGCAGGATCCGGCAATATTCCCCGGGATATGAACGTCGAATATTACGCCCAGCGGGCCTCGGCGGGTCTGATCATCACCGAGGGGAGTCAGGTGTCGCCCCAGGGTGTTGGTTATCCCGGTACGCCCGGCATCCACAGTTTCGAACAGGTAGCGGGTTGGAAGCAGATCACAGATGCCGTCCACCATCGCGGCGGTCGCATATTCCTGCAGCTCTGGCATGTTGGCCGCATCTCCCACCCTTCACTGCAACCGAACGGGATGCTTCCAGTGGCACCCTCGGCCATCAGACCCGAGGGAGAGGCCATCACCCATGACGGTAAGAAGCCTTTTGTCACCCCAAGGGCTCTGGAGTTCCGGGAAATCCCGGGCATCGTAGCCCAGTTCCGGGAGGCAGCGAAAAACGCCCTGGCAGCAGGATTCGACGGTGTGGAAATCCATGCGGCCAACGGCTACCTGCTCGACCAGTTTCTCCGCGACAGCACCAATCGGCGCACCGACGCTTATGGCGGTTCGCTGGAGAACCGGGTGCGCCTGCTGCTTGAGGTGACCGAAGCCGTGACCGAGGTCTGGGGCGCCGACCGGGTCGGCGTGCGCTTTTCGCCCATAAACAGTTTCAACAGTCTGATCGATTCCGATCCCGACGCCACCTTCGGATATGCGGCTGACCGACTCAACCGGTTCAGCCTGGCCTTCCTCCATGTGGTGGAAAATGACTTCGGAGGTTTCCAGACGCGACAAACTTACGACCGGATGGCCCTGCGCAGGGCCTTTTCCGGAACCTACATCGCCAACGGCGGCTACGACCGCGCCCGGGCAGGTCAGTCCCTGGCTGATGCCTCAGCCGACTTGGTCTCCTTCGGCAACCTCTATATCGCCAATCCGGACCTGTCGGAGCGTTTCGCCGAAAACGCTGAACTGAACGTTCCCGACCCCTCGACTTTCTACGGCGGCGACGAGCGGGGTTATATCGACTACCCGTTTCTCGCCCCCCAACCGGCGCCCCTCGGCGCCTGA
- a CDS encoding TetR/AcrR family transcriptional regulator, with protein sequence MARAGDKRERLVEAAKNLIHCKGFSQTTLADIAQESGVPLGNVYYYFKTKEDIAAAVINERANEFRAMAEAWESHPDPRERLASYLEMPIHLREAVALHGCPFGSLAQELCKSEGPLADQARQLLDMHVEWVTEQYRLLDKEDAAGHALQFIATVQGISVLASTFNDPNIVDRQIAVLKRSLKSI encoded by the coding sequence ATGGCGCGCGCAGGCGATAAAAGAGAGCGGCTGGTGGAAGCAGCCAAAAACCTGATCCACTGCAAAGGGTTCAGCCAGACCACCTTGGCGGATATCGCTCAGGAATCGGGTGTTCCGCTGGGCAATGTCTATTACTATTTTAAAACCAAAGAGGATATTGCTGCCGCGGTGATCAACGAGCGTGCCAATGAGTTCCGCGCCATGGCCGAAGCATGGGAAAGCCATCCAGATCCACGAGAGCGTCTGGCCTCCTATCTGGAGATGCCGATACACCTCAGGGAGGCGGTGGCCTTGCACGGCTGCCCATTCGGCAGCCTGGCCCAGGAGCTGTGCAAATCTGAGGGGCCCTTGGCCGATCAGGCACGGCAACTTCTCGATATGCATGTCGAGTGGGTGACCGAACAATACCGGCTGTTGGACAAGGAAGACGCGGCCGGGCATGCCCTGCAGTTCATTGCCACCGTACAGGGCATCAGCGTACTGGCCAGTACCTTTAATGACCCCAATATTGTAGATCGGCAGATTGCCGTGTTGAAAAGGTCATTGAAAAGTATATGA
- a CDS encoding cytochrome P460 family protein → MKRLAIFAVFMFVVAAGSSFATDGGSSGSFSPYVDGAGNIKVPTDYRINWDFLGTWSIASKEEGEGAAEFHGVYTQPGTIEAYRKTGKFPDGAVLVKELLQTKTAPLTTGKVSWGTEIKGWFVMIKDTEGRFPDNRLWGDGWGWALFNADDSTTTVTKDYKTDCIPCHLPAKQNDWVYIYGYPPLR, encoded by the coding sequence ATGAAAAGGCTGGCGATTTTTGCTGTTTTCATGTTCGTTGTCGCTGCCGGCAGTTCCTTCGCTACCGATGGCGGCAGCTCGGGTTCCTTCTCGCCGTATGTAGACGGGGCAGGCAACATAAAGGTGCCGACCGATTACCGGATAAATTGGGATTTTCTCGGTACGTGGTCGATCGCAAGCAAAGAGGAGGGGGAGGGCGCAGCCGAGTTCCATGGCGTCTATACCCAGCCCGGCACCATCGAGGCATACCGTAAAACCGGGAAATTTCCGGACGGGGCAGTGCTGGTCAAGGAACTGCTCCAGACCAAGACTGCGCCACTGACCACGGGGAAGGTGAGTTGGGGTACCGAGATCAAAGGCTGGTTCGTGATGATCAAGGACACCGAGGGGCGCTTTCCGGACAACAGGCTCTGGGGCGACGGGTGGGGCTGGGCTCTTTTCAACGCGGACGACTCTACCACGACCGTCACGAAGGACTACAAGACCGATTGTATCCCGTGCCATCTTCCGGCGAAGCAGAACGATTGGGTGTATATCTACGGATATCCGCCTCTTCGGTAA
- a CDS encoding cytochrome P460 family protein codes for MKSSTLTGRILVLTLALAIGMAFSPRSAMAGEMKEVLTFDKEGALLQPKAEVFREWIQVGTPLTPNDMNDGKAAFPEFHSVYIDPASWKHYKKTGEFRDGTVMIKELISVGSKKAASGNGYFMGEYIGLEVAFKDSKRFPKEPGNWAYFTFTTGQGKPHKEKVMAAPTSACNTCHQGNAAQDWVFTQYYPVLRASQKSSGM; via the coding sequence ATGAAAAGCTCGACCCTCACTGGGCGTATTTTGGTTCTGACCCTGGCCCTGGCGATCGGGATGGCGTTCTCGCCTAGGTCTGCAATGGCAGGAGAAATGAAGGAGGTGCTGACCTTCGACAAGGAGGGAGCACTTCTGCAACCGAAAGCGGAAGTCTTCCGGGAGTGGATTCAAGTCGGCACGCCGTTAACCCCCAACGACATGAATGACGGAAAGGCCGCCTTTCCCGAATTCCACAGCGTCTATATCGACCCGGCGAGCTGGAAGCATTATAAAAAGACCGGAGAATTCCGCGACGGGACGGTCATGATCAAGGAACTTATAAGCGTTGGGTCGAAAAAGGCCGCCAGCGGCAACGGCTATTTCATGGGTGAGTACATCGGGCTGGAGGTTGCCTTTAAAGACTCCAAGAGATTCCCCAAAGAGCCGGGCAACTGGGCCTATTTCACCTTTACCACCGGTCAAGGTAAGCCCCACAAGGAAAAGGTCATGGCCGCCCCCACCTCGGCATGCAACACCTGCCACCAGGGGAATGCCGCGCAAGACTGGGTCTTCACCCAATACTATCCTGTGCTGCGGGCGAGCCAAAAGTCTTCGGGAATGTGA
- a CDS encoding alpha/beta fold hydrolase produces the protein MKAQTNQPAGTATIAKVAYRTVKVDSLDIFYREAGSKDASAVLLLHGFPTSSHMFRNLIPALADEFYLIAPDYPGYGNSSMPSVDEFEYTFDHLAEVIEKFTEKVGLKKFALYVQDYGAPVGYRLAVKHPDRVQALVVQNGNAYDEGIDNDFWKPLKAYWKERTVEREKPLRGFFNREATIGQYTEGVRDKEAISPDNWNIDQPLLDRSGNAEIQLALFYSYGSNPPLYPKWQAYFREHQPPTLIAWGKNDPIFPAAGAEPYKRDLKNLEFHLLETGHFALEEDGGKIAGLMRDFLRRNVKR, from the coding sequence ATGAAAGCGCAGACCAACCAACCCGCAGGGACAGCAACAATAGCCAAGGTCGCCTACCGGACGGTGAAGGTCGACAGCCTGGATATCTTCTACCGAGAGGCAGGGTCGAAGGATGCCTCCGCCGTGCTTTTGCTGCACGGCTTCCCGACCAGTTCGCACATGTTCCGAAACCTGATTCCGGCGCTGGCCGACGAGTTTTACCTGATTGCGCCGGACTACCCTGGATACGGGAACAGCTCGATGCCGAGCGTGGACGAGTTCGAGTACACGTTCGATCACCTGGCTGAGGTGATCGAAAAGTTCACGGAGAAGGTCGGACTGAAAAAGTTCGCCCTGTACGTCCAGGACTACGGCGCGCCGGTCGGCTACCGCCTTGCTGTCAAGCACCCCGATCGAGTACAGGCTTTGGTGGTACAGAACGGCAACGCCTACGACGAGGGGATCGACAACGACTTCTGGAAACCGCTCAAGGCGTACTGGAAGGAGAGGACTGTGGAGCGTGAGAAGCCCCTGCGCGGATTCTTCAACCGCGAAGCTACCATCGGGCAATACACCGAGGGGGTCCGGGATAAGGAGGCGATCAGTCCCGACAACTGGAACATCGACCAGCCACTACTCGACCGATCCGGGAACGCCGAGATTCAGCTAGCTCTGTTCTACAGCTACGGCAGCAATCCGCCGCTTTACCCAAAGTGGCAGGCCTACTTCCGCGAGCATCAGCCGCCGACGCTCATCGCCTGGGGAAAGAACGACCCGATCTTCCCGGCAGCCGGCGCCGAGCCGTACAAGAGAGACCTGAAAAATCTGGAGTTCCACCTGCTCGAAACCGGGCACTTTGCGCTTGAGGAGGACGGCGGCAAGATAGCCGGCCTGATGCGGGATTTCCTCCGTAGAAACGTCAAAAGGTAA
- a CDS encoding proline dehydrogenase family protein gives MSLFRQTLLFLSQRKELEEFFKHNPLAQQARSRFVAGDTRAEALEVTRKLNAEGFSVTLDYLGEEVIDPDQAREASEEYAGAVEEAAAAGLNTGISVKLSHLGVRIDEQLAFSNLMNVVERAARVDRFVRVDMEGSDLTDVTLKLVSRVRQSTPNIGTVIQSYLRRSDADIASLNREKIPVRLVKGAYLEPEEIAFQNEEEVVLYYMRLTEALIHSGTRPAFATHDTKLIEFVIDLADIFGLKKTDFEFQMLYGISNELQKNLIADGYRVRVYLPYGDDWYGYFMRRLAERPANLWFLLRHWKK, from the coding sequence TTGAGTCTATTTCGCCAGACCCTCCTGTTCCTTTCCCAGCGCAAGGAGCTGGAGGAATTCTTCAAACACAACCCCTTGGCCCAGCAGGCTCGAAGTCGTTTTGTGGCCGGCGACACCCGGGCAGAGGCCCTGGAGGTCACCCGGAAGCTCAATGCGGAAGGGTTCAGCGTCACCCTCGATTATCTGGGAGAGGAAGTCATCGATCCGGACCAGGCCAGGGAGGCCTCTGAAGAGTATGCGGGAGCTGTGGAGGAGGCGGCGGCGGCGGGATTGAATACGGGAATTTCCGTCAAGCTCTCCCATCTTGGCGTCCGCATCGATGAGCAGCTCGCCTTTTCCAACCTGATGAACGTGGTCGAGAGGGCCGCGCGCGTCGACCGCTTCGTCCGGGTAGACATGGAGGGGTCGGACCTCACCGACGTCACCCTGAAGCTCGTCAGCAGAGTTCGTCAGTCGACGCCGAACATAGGTACCGTCATCCAGTCCTATCTGCGCCGCAGCGATGCCGATATCGCCTCCCTCAACAGGGAGAAAATTCCCGTTCGCCTGGTCAAGGGGGCTTATCTTGAACCGGAGGAAATCGCTTTTCAGAACGAAGAAGAGGTGGTCCTCTACTACATGCGCCTGACCGAAGCGCTGATCCACAGCGGCACCCGGCCCGCTTTCGCCACCCACGATACAAAGCTGATCGAATTCGTCATTGACCTGGCCGACATCTTCGGCCTGAAAAAAACCGATTTCGAATTCCAGATGCTCTATGGAATCAGCAACGAACTGCAGAAAAATCTCATCGCCGACGGATACCGGGTGCGGGTTTATCTTCCCTACGGCGACGACTGGTATGGCTATTTCATGCGCCGGCTGGCCGAACGCCCAGCGAACCTGTGGTTTCTCCTGCGGCACTGGAAGAAATAA